The Phaeocystidibacter marisrubri genomic interval AAAATCATCAATTTCGACTTATCCGTAATCGATGCTTCCAATTGCTCTGGTGTGATTTTGTAGCCTGTTTCGATGCTGCTCTCAACAACTACAGGAACACCTTCGCAAAACTTCACCATATCTAAATAGCTCACCCAATACGGAGCGGGGATGATTACCTCGTCGCCGGGCTCAATCAAGCTGAGCATTAGGTTTGCCAATGTTTGTTTGGCTCCGGTACTTACAATGATTTGATCAACCCCATAGGTGAGGTGGTTATCACGCTTAAATTTCGCTGCTATAGCTTCACGCAAGTCGGTAAAACCCGGAACCGGCATGTAGTGACTGTAATTTTGGTGGATGCCTTCGATAGCCGCTTCTTTGATGAAGTCTGGAGTATCAAAATCCGGCTCACCTAGGCTCAAACTAATTACGTCTACTCCTTTAGCCGCAAGCTCGCGACTCTTCTTGGACATTTCAATTGTCATCGGAAGTTCCAACGCTTGTACACGCGTTGAGAGCTGTTCAGTCATATTTCAGCGAATTAAACAACAAATGTAAAGGTTTTCAGAAGTGTGAGGATAGATATCGGCAGGGCATTTTTTTTTCGATATTTGTGTTCCTTTCAAAATAGCTACCAATGGAGATTTTTCTCGAGATACTGAAATATACTTTCCCTGCACTTCTCATGCTGCTTCTAGCCTATCTCATGCTTTCCAATTTCACGGAAAATGAGGAGAACAGAAGGGCTTACTTTATTCGTAAAGAGGCTCAGAAGCAGGCGTTACCCATTCGAATGCAGGCCTTTGAGCGCATCACGCTCTTTCTAGAGCGCATTACTCCAAATAGCTTGTTGGTTCGAACTCCGGCTAAAGGTTTGACGGCTTCTGAGTATCAGTCTCTCTTATTGAAGGCTATTCGCAATGAGTTTGAATACAACTTGAGTCAGCAGATTTACGTTTCAGAAGAAGCTTGGCAAATGGTTGTCACAGCAAAATCTGCAACAGTGAGCATCGTTAATCGCGTTGCAGCGCAACTCCCTGCAAATGCTACAGGAGTAGATTTGAGTAAGAAGATTTTGGAGCACGCCATGGAGTTGGGGACATTTCCGACTCGAAATGCCATTCACTTTCTCAAGAACGAAGCGTACAGAGAATTTTAAGAAAACAATTTTCTTGCGGCTGCGAGTGGACTCATTTCGCCAGTCGATACACTCTTTAAAGCGGCTTCATAAGCCGCTTTTTTGTCTTCTTGAGCAAACCAATGTGCTTTTAGGAATTCACCAACCGTGTCGTCAAACCACCATGCAGCTTGTTCAGATCTCAATTGATCCCAGTGTCCCTTGAGGGTCATGTGTCGTTGGAATTTTTCGATTTCATCTAGTGCTTCCGGGAGTCCAGTTCCATCCATGGCGGATATGGGTTGAACAGGAACAGTCCATCCACGGGGATCTTCTGGATAGAGTTTAAGGGCTCTTCGAACCTCTCCTGCGGCGAGTTGTGCCTTTCGTTCCTGTCCGCTATCGGCTTTGTTCAGAAAGATGACATCGGCCATTTCCATAATGCCACGCTTGATGCCCTGCAATTCGTCGCCAGCGCCAGGAAGGAGCAGGAGAACAAACAAATCGACCATCCGCTTTACACTGATTTCAGACTGTCCAACCCCTACTGTTTCAATGATGATGATGTCGTATCCAGCGGCTTCACATAGAATGATTGATTCTCGAGTTTTTCGAGCAACGCCACCCAAACTTCCCGCACTTGGACTGGGGCGGATGAAGGCATCTTCTTCTTGAGATAGAAGATTCATGCGTGTTTTATCGCCGAGGATGCTTCCTCCGGTTTTTGCCGAACTAGGATCAACAGCAAGCACAGCTACCTTGTGGCCTTTTTCTATCCACTGTCGGCCGAAGCGTTCAATGAACGTGCTTTTGCCAACACCGGGAACTCCTGTAATTCCAATTCGAATACTTTTCCCAGAATGGGGTAAACAAGCCGTTACCAGCTCGTCGGCTAGAGGATAATCTGCTGGACGAGTACTTTCAACTATGGTAATCGCTCTACTTAGAGCAGATCGATCACCTTCGCGCATTCTTTCAACGAGCGATGTTGAATCTTCTCTCTGTCGTTTGTGCTTGAAATGTGACAGATTAGGGTTGATGGAGGATTGACCTTCAACACCTGCAACTTCGCTTAAAGCGGAAGACTTCTTCTGCTCGTCCATTGGATTTTTACTTTCCGAACATTCCTCCCATTCCTGGGATATTCGGCATTGATGATTTAGCAGCAGCTCCCATTTCAGCTTCGTTTACACTTTCTGCCTTGGCGAGAGCATCATTCATAGCAATCACCACAAGGTCGGCAATTTCTTCGGTGTCTTCCAAACTGCTGTCAATGGTTAAGTCAACCACTTTTCTATTGCCTGTCACTACAGCTACAACCTTGCCGTTGCTCGATTTACCTTCAACAGTAATGGTGTCCAATCTAGCTTTAGCTTCTTCCACTTTAGCTTGGGCTTGCTGCAATTGAGCCATCATATCTTTCATTCCTCCAAACATGGGTGCATGTGTTTTCAGCAAAGATAAGATGCGTTCAGTTGAATGAAGGGGTGGTAGAGCGCCTTCTTCCTGGTCTATGGGTATTGATTTTTCCTTTTTGTACTTTAGAAGAAACCTTATCCAACAATTTATGAAGCACATAAAATTTCAATTTCTTTCAGCAGCGGCACTTGCGCTTTTATCCCTTGTGGGCTATGCTCAGGATAGACCTATATATCCTCGTTATTATGGTAGACGATGTGGCGCCTAATTCACTGAGCTGTTACACTTTGGGTATGCAATATCCCACTCCTAATATTGATCGAATAGCAAAAGAAGGAGCGATATTCACGGATCATTATGCTCAGCCTAGTTGCACCGCTGGTAGAGCGGCTTTCATCACGGGGCAATATCCCGTACGAACTGGACTTACAACCGTCGGTCAGCCTGGAAATCCACTGGGGATTAAGAAAGAGGACCCTACACTTGCCGAGCTGCTCAAACCACTTGGGTACAGGACGGGACAGTTTGGGAAGAATCACTTGGGCGACTTAGATGAACATCTTCCAACCGCGCACGGTTTTGATGAATTCTACGGAAACCTCTACCACTTAAATGTCTCCGAAGAGCCTGAACAAGCGGATTACCCTTCAGACCCTGCTTTTCTTGAGCAGTACGGACCTCGTGGAATTATCCATTCGTATTCAGATGGTAGAATTGAAGATGTTGGTCAGTTGACCAGTGAGCGCATGAAAACCTTTGATGAGGAGCTTGTAGCGCGTTCTAAGAACTTTATGAAAGAAGCGGTCGATGCGGACGAGCCATTCTTTATTTGGCATGCCACCAGCCGTATGCATGTGTATACGCACCTCAAGGAGGAATCAGCCAATCTTGCTACGGATATTAGCACAGATTTGGACTTATTTGGTCACGGTTTAATAGAACACGATGGACATGTAGGTCAGTTGTTAGATTATTTGGAAGAACTGGGAATTGATGAGAATACCATTGTGATTTATACAACGGACAACGGTCCGGAACAAAGCACATGGCCACATGCGGGCGTAACGCAATTCCGAGGCGAGAAAATGACCACCTATGAGGGCGGTGTTCGCGCTCCTTTCATGGTCAGATGGCCAGGGCACATTCCTGCAGGGTTAATCCGCAATGGCATTTCTTCTCACGAAGACGTAGTTCCAACCGTTATGGCTGCTCTTGGTGAAGATGATCTAACTGAAGAACTGAAAGAAGGGAAGAAGATCGGCAATATGACTTATAAGGTTCATATTGATGGATACAACAACTGGGATTATTGGAGAGGCGAGTCTGACGAATCGGCACGCAATGTTTTCTTCTATTATTATGAATCTAGCTTAACTGCTTTGCGAGTAGGACCTTGGAAGATGCACTTTGCAACAAAGGAGCGTTACTTTGACGACATGGTTACCCACACTATGCCTCAGCTGTTCAACCTTAGAAAGGATCCTTACGAAAAGTACGATGATGTCACAGGCTTCCATTTGATAATGCAGAAGTCTTGGACATTGCAGCCAGCTATTGGTATTTTGAGGGATCACTTGGAAACCTTCCGTGAATTCCCACCTCGTCAAGAGGCTGCTTCGTTGAACGTCAATGAGGCGGTGAATAAGATTATGCGATCGAGCACACATCAATAGCATGTAATTGCTTTATCCCAAAAAGAAAGCCCGATTGCATCAGCAATCGGGCTTTCTGTGTTTATAAGAAGTGCGCTCATTTAGCGCTCTCAATCATTACATCTAGAATCTTGCTAGCTGCTGAAGCGATCACCGTACCAGGACCGAAGATCCCTACTACGCCAGCTTCATAGAGGTAATTGTAATCCTGTTGAGGAATCACCCCTCCAACAACTACCATAATGTCAGGTCTACCTAGTTTTTCCAGTTCTGCAATTACCTGTGGTACCAAGGTTTTGTGACCAGCAGCGAGAGAACTAAC includes:
- a CDS encoding DUF7935 family protein, which encodes MEIFLEILKYTFPALLMLLLAYLMLSNFTENEENRRAYFIRKEAQKQALPIRMQAFERITLFLERITPNSLLVRTPAKGLTASEYQSLLLKAIRNEFEYNLSQQIYVSEEAWQMVVTAKSATVSIVNRVAAQLPANATGVDLSKKILEHAMELGTFPTRNAIHFLKNEAYREF
- the meaB gene encoding methylmalonyl Co-A mutase-associated GTPase MeaB, whose amino-acid sequence is MDEQKKSSALSEVAGVEGQSSINPNLSHFKHKRQREDSTSLVERMREGDRSALSRAITIVESTRPADYPLADELVTACLPHSGKSIRIGITGVPGVGKSTFIERFGRQWIEKGHKVAVLAVDPSSAKTGGSILGDKTRMNLLSQEEDAFIRPSPSAGSLGGVARKTRESIILCEAAGYDIIIIETVGVGQSEISVKRMVDLFVLLLLPGAGDELQGIKRGIMEMADVIFLNKADSGQERKAQLAAGEVRRALKLYPEDPRGWTVPVQPISAMDGTGLPEALDEIEKFQRHMTLKGHWDQLRSEQAAWWFDDTVGEFLKAHWFAQEDKKAAYEAALKSVSTGEMSPLAAARKLFS
- a CDS encoding YbaB/EbfC family nucleoid-associated protein; translated protein: MFGGMKDMMAQLQQAQAKVEEAKARLDTITVEGKSSNGKVVAVVTGNRKVVDLTIDSSLEDTEEIADLVVIAMNDALAKAESVNEAEMGAAAKSSMPNIPGMGGMFGK
- a CDS encoding arylsulfatase, producing the protein MLRIDLYILVIMVDDVAPNSLSCYTLGMQYPTPNIDRIAKEGAIFTDHYAQPSCTAGRAAFITGQYPVRTGLTTVGQPGNPLGIKKEDPTLAELLKPLGYRTGQFGKNHLGDLDEHLPTAHGFDEFYGNLYHLNVSEEPEQADYPSDPAFLEQYGPRGIIHSYSDGRIEDVGQLTSERMKTFDEELVARSKNFMKEAVDADEPFFIWHATSRMHVYTHLKEESANLATDISTDLDLFGHGLIEHDGHVGQLLDYLEELGIDENTIVIYTTDNGPEQSTWPHAGVTQFRGEKMTTYEGGVRAPFMVRWPGHIPAGLIRNGISSHEDVVPTVMAALGEDDLTEELKEGKKIGNMTYKVHIDGYNNWDYWRGESDESARNVFFYYYESSLTALRVGPWKMHFATKERYFDDMVTHTMPQLFNLRKDPYEKYDDVTGFHLIMQKSWTLQPAIGILRDHLETFREFPPRQEAASLNVNEAVNKIMRSSTHQ